TGTTCATGAAAGTGAAGAACTATTGGAGTGATTAATGGAGTATAATCTGTTGTTGAAGGTGCTTATGACGATGAAGAGGCCGCAGCACACGCTTACGATCTAGCAGCATTGAAATACTGGGGTCAAGACACCATCCTTAATTTTCCAGTATTGTCTCTCTCTTAAATCACCACTCTCTGAAAGGAAATCTCAACCCAAATGGGATATTTTTTTAGGAAGAagttttttggaaaaaaaataatacttataaaACATGATatcaattcataaaaaaatatgaattcaatTTACATGATATTCCTCTAactcaaaatattaagataatttattaATCTTTCTTCCACAatgcttaattttttatttctacttaaaatgaaatttaaactaatgttttgaaattctcaacctaaccttaaatagtaaaatagtaTAGTTTAGTGAATAAATTGAGGAAAATTTTCTTTTcgcatttaagaaaaaatatacttaaaaaaaaatttgtgacTAAGATGTGTTAgtgcagaaaaataaaaagaaattaaaaatatttgttttccaaTTGCAGTTATCTACTTACCAGAATGAACTGAAAGAAATGGAGGGTCAATCTCGAGAAGAGTATATTGGATCATTACGAAGGTAAAGCTCTTTCTTTTATGCTTCAAGATTAATTATTGCAGAAAgcaaaactttaaatttaaaatatgcaGGAAAAGCAGCGGTTTTTCTCGTGGAGTTTCTAAATACAGAGGTGTTGCAAGGTACTATTCcctccaatttttttaatatgcgATTTTAAGGgaattatttttctatctatTGTTATTTATGAAGTCGTATATCAGAAATTTGTAAATGTGTTTATTGTGATATATACCGCTTCACTTTATTGCATTAACATTTATGagcaaatattatttttctcctttaaatgatcaaactttattttttatctctaaacttttctttaatatttcttttaaaacactatttaaacgtttttaattaaaaaaaaggataaaagtaAAATCTACTCCCACCTCTTTTTTAAGtgatcaattttaaaaaaaaaaatttatttttattcaattgaaatatttaaaatttaaaacaagtaGTTACTTTTctgtcattttattattatttacctaattttgaattagattttatattttgtgataGATAAATGagtagaataaaatataatatcttataaatatttattagaatatgaaaaatattatattttaataaatataatattaaggttttttttcctacttttaatatattatttttctaaattcagACACCATCATAATGGAAGGTGGGAGGCTCGGATTGGCAGGGTTTTCGGCAACAAATATCTTTACCTCGGAACTTACGGTACAACTTCAccttcaattcttcttttacgattttaatataacaatattatttcttttcatttgtcaTTTTCTCTAAATAcaaaaatgctttatttttacttttataatatttaaaaaagtatttgaaacattaaataaatatttagtagAGACATATTGAAAAAGTTGGAATTTTGCAGCAACGCAGGAAGAAGCTGCGACAGCATATGACATGGCAGCTATTGAATATCGAGGACTCAACGCTGTCACCAATTTCGACCTTAGCCGCTACATAAAGTGGCTTAAGCCAAACAATAACGATAACACTGCGAACTCTAATGTTCTTGACGCTAACCCTAATTCTGAGACCAACTTTACCCCAAATTCTGATCAACAACAAGGATTCAATTTTTTCCAGAGTCAAGAATCGACGGTGACTCAGCCTCGATCTTCTGGCGCCACGTCAGCCCTAGGACTTTTGCTGCAGTCATCCAAGTTCAAGGAGATGATGGAGATGACTTCCGCCGCCGATTTGTCGACGGCGGCGTCGGAGTCTGAGTTGGTGCCGTGCACGTTTCCCGATGATATTCAGACCTATTTCGAGTGTGAAGATTCCAACAGATATGGAGAAGGGGATGATAACATGTTTGGCGAGCTCAACGGGTTTGTGCCCCATATGTTCCATTGTGATGACTTTTAGTCTTGAAAATGCACGGTGGAAGTAGAAGATTGTTTGCAGTTGCtttgttgatttatttttttcatcaggCTTATTTCTCAGTTTGTGAATATGAACAGTAATTTGTTGATAGTGAGACACTGATCaaaaaagaacaagaagagCAGTGCATTATTTGGGAAACTGAACTTGGATTAGTGATCATGGTCAGAGGAGGATGCATGCCAAGTTCTTTATTTGTTGTAGctgaaaagaaaataagcatctcaataaagatgcaaaataaacatattttaccatttttttccttttcaaacaGGAATAAattgtttcttatttataaagCTAGCTTAGTGGATATTGAATACGATTTGTAAGTTAAATTTTTAGCAACTTCAATCTTacgaaatatttataattatatgtatGGAGAAGATTTATGGTTACGGCCAAAATGTTTTGGTTCTAATTCTTGCAAATGTAACTCTGTTTCATAAAACACACATATTATAAGGTTTATTAGAAGGTTCATAATGATGTATTTTCTGAGTTGGATGTTGTTAGTTAAGGTTGTTAACTCTGAGCTGGAATGACTAAGATTAACTTCATGTATGGAAACTAAGATAAAACCATCTATATGAAGCAATCAAAAGGATTTGAAGTAAAAGATCATTGACTTATACTCAACTTATATTTAAGACTTTCTATTAAAAGAATCTGATTATGTTTTTGTGAACATTCACTATTTAGTTACCAAGACATGGGTTTTCTTCTATTGTTAAGCAAGTCTGCATAAGAAAATTTTTACTGTTAGGTACTTAGGTAGACTTGATCCTTTCTTTTTAGATTTTGAGGGCTTAACAAAACCACATCTATAAGGTTCAGAAGATTCATGATAACAGTTCTTAGGAACTTTGCCTTCTTCGTAGCCTAATCCACATTTTTCCAGTGATTTTTGACATGATTTTATAAGAAGATTTATCCTCTTATCCCTTTTGGTAGACATGGAAATATCTCCACAAAGTTTCAGTATATTGAACCAGACTATGTACGTCCATGGCATGATTGTCTAAAGGTCTTTTCTCCACAttcttcattttcaaaagaagagaattctttttctttgaaatatGAAGTTAGAGTagtaaaacttaattttaagcTTTTGTATTCCTTATTCAGTTTTTCCATATCATATACaaaatctttgttttcttttgaaagATTGTCTACCAAGATAGATTGTATTTTTAAGACATGGATATATTTTAGAAGGTTTTGCACTTCTCTTTGTATAATTTTACAAGATTTAGAGAGAAGATAAGAATTAGACAAAAAGCTCATTCATTATAAGCTTCTATGAAAGAAATCTATCATTTTACCTAAGTTGTTTGAAGAGGGTTCAGACAATATGTCTACCCCAAGAGATAAAACTTTGTCctttctttgtatttttctttgtttatcatGTTCTTTTTTCCTCCTCTTAACATTCTAATATGAAATGACAATATGTTTTGCACTCATATTCTCTTTTAGCTCTCTATTTTGAGGTGGAACTCTTATACCTTTGAAGCCTCATCTTCTTTCATATTTACCAGTTCTTTAGCCTTGAAGGGTTTTGTTGAATTACTCCTCTAAAGGGGgattcttcctgcaccccatcgttttcttcctgcaccccatcgTTTTCTTCCTGCATCCCATCGTTTTCTTCCTGCACCGCATCGTTTGACAGTTCTTTAGCCTTTAaagtgattaaaaaaaatgttaaaaaaagttaattgcAAACTCAGTGTGgagaatatatattattacactTTTTAGAGATCAAATTAAAAGATGATTGATGAATTAAatgagagaaaattaaaaatatatacaaagttaaacacaaatataaaataaaataatttaatgtggTTAAGATGgaaattttttctataattgcTGAAATTGAGTGAATTGCACATCAGAGCACAGACTTTAATCTCAATTCCTCATGACTGGTGCGACAGACACAACCTCAAGAACCACTTGTTTTTATGCCATGATCACGTGACTCCAGTGGCTGCAGTTTTATCGATTGTTTCTATCAATAAAAGATTATAAGCAGACATGCCTTATGCAACAGGCAAACAATTTTCAGCTTTATGGTTTTTCTTAATCTGTTTCTTAATTATGTTTACTTCTGTCCCTTTTATCACTAAGCAacataataagaaaatatttgtattatagaACCTTCACTACAAGAATACCTTACTTTGGTTCTGTTCTACAATACTGTAAAAGTTTCTGAGTAACACAGTCCATCagttttttcctttaaaaaagTGCTCAGCTTCTCATGATCCGTGTGAAATATGgagtaagaaaaataattcaacTAGAAGAAGGCAAATCCAGAATTATTGGTAATGCGCTATTAGCCTACAACTAAGGCAAGCATCCACAATTGCAGCACATGAAAGAGCAGAAACATGGCAAGTTAAGGATCATCAACGTTCTATGTCCTAGGTGTTTCATGTAAGTATCTACACTTACAAACATAATCTTACAATTTAAGAAACGGGTTCTGACAATTTGGCTGAGCATCAAATTTTGTCTCCTGTTTGTAGTCTGCTCATACCTCTTTTGACAGAGTGCATTGGGTTGAAGaactaaaattaaactaaaacgAATTCTGTAGTAAAACTCGCGTTCCAAAATACCGTATGGCATAATGTTATAAAGGTTGGACGAGTTCATTTCACCCCTCTATGAGTTCATCTTCTCATGGTTACCGAAACAccaaactaaatatttatttgatctCTTTGAATTGAATCTATCAGGAGTTGAGGCAGGTCGTGAATTTTAACTCCTTATATGTTCTGTGCATTTTGGCTCTCTCATTCAATTGTTTTCTCGTAGTTGCAGAAAAGTTAACTGGGGATATATCTCTTCTTTTGCAGCATTTGATCGATTGATAGAGACTGAAGAAGAAAACATGCACGTAACTTTCATTCCAGGAGAAGTACAGGATCTATGGGATAATTGGGGTCTGGAAATGCTTGTGCTATTGAGTTTCACCATCCAAGTGATCCTCACAGTGTATGGAAGCCGCAGAAAGGACATCCCAGGTTTGAGGACAAGGTTCACAGTTTGGTTCACCTATTTGCTGTCTGCTTCCCTTCAAAAAATCATCATAGGCAAGCTTACAGTAATACCTGAAAGTGATCCAAGCGAACGCAACATAAGACGTGAACTGAAGGCACTGTTTGCACCATTGCTTCTGGTGCAAATTGGAAATCCAGATGCCATAACTGCATACTCAATTGAAGATAACAGATTGGGGCTGAGGCAGTTGCTCACCCTTGTTCTCCAAGTAGCTGTGGTGATTTGGATCATCATAAAGAGTTGGACACATTCACAACTCTCTTTTCTGTACTTGCCATTACTTGTATCTGGACTAATCAAGCATGGAGAAGTTGTTTGGGCTCTAAAGTCAGCACTTACTAAAGGATCGGGCATAATCACCATTCAAGAAATTGACCAAGAAGCCAACATGCCTGCTTTATTCAGATTTCTTCCTGAGGATATTCCAAACATAGAGTTGATCCTAAAGGCTTATTACCGCTTTATCTCATTGAAGCCCCATCGTGAGAATTGGCTCTACCAGCCTTTATACGAATCGCTACCCCATATGTCTATAGATGAGTATGCTCCAGAAGACATCTTCCACATCACAGATGCAGAACTGAGCTTCATGTACGATGTGTTGTACACCAAGTCACCTATAATCTATACCAAAGCAGGTTGTATTCTTCGTGTCGTAAGCtttttcaatttagttctaACATTGTGTGGATTCTCAGTCTTATTTAGGCAAGAATTTTCACGCCATTGGAAAGCATGTTTTATAGTTGGGGTGTTAGGTGGAGCAGTTCTCATGGAGGCATACCAGATTGTACAATTACCGTTCTCAGATTGGGCCATAATTCAAATGATCAAGCACAAAGATCTTCCACTCATGATTCCATGCTTGAGAATTCTTGGACCCAGAGCCAGGAGTTGGAAAAGGTGGTCAAACTCATTGCCACAGTTCAACTTGCTAAGCTTTTGCATTCATGACAAGCCAATAAGGTGTggaaaaattctaaaattccGTGGCATTGACGTGGAGTTGAAAAAGAACAGGTGCAGGACACGCATAGAATTTCCCCAAGAACTGAAAGCTCTGATGGTTcaagaaatgaaagatattGATGGAGTTAGAAGACTGAAGCACTTCAACCAACGAGGAGAATGGTCACTCGGCAGGTATGGCTCGCCCAACGACATCAAATGGAGTGTTAAACGAGACTTCGACAAGAGCATTGCAATATGGCACATTGCAACAGACATATGCTACTATTCAGATGCTCATGCCAAGGATTCAAGCCCCAAAATCCAAATGGCCAGATTATTGTCCAATTACATGATGTACCTCCTAGCCATGCGCCCTCACATGCTGTCCACCACCACTGCCAATATAATATTTCAACACGCCTGTGATAAACTGAAGGGTTTGACGGTAGACAAAGAACAATGTgtgaaagatgaaaaagaagcATGCAGGATTTTGAGAACAGAAAGAGTTCCCCAACATTTAAATTCTGAGCGGAAATCAGAAACTGTTGTGACATCAAAATGGAACATGCTTAGGGATGCTCAGAGACTGGCTAGGAATTTGATGCTAAGGGAGAACAGATGGCAGATCATATGCAGTGTGTGGGTGGAGATGTTGTGTTATGCTGCAGCTAATTGCTCAACAGATTATCACTCTGAACAAATAAGGAGAGGTGGAGGTTTGGTAACACATGTTTGGATTCTGTTAGCTCACAAGACTGATAAATATCACATCAGTGACTAGTAATACATTTACCTGGTTTGGTTTCTCACGAAATTGGATCTGTATTTTGTGAGGTTTACATTCTTCTCTTTGCTTCCGGTTTACGGTTTGTAACGCTATTTGTACGCATTCTGATTTTTTCAGGGACCATTTTAGAATATTCTAACGCACTATGTGATGGAATTTTAGAAATCAATATTCATAGATATTGAGCATATATAGTATGCGAAAACAATGCAATTACAGAATCATTGGTAATACGTGCATGCCTAT
This Vigna angularis cultivar LongXiaoDou No.4 chromosome 4, ASM1680809v1, whole genome shotgun sequence DNA region includes the following protein-coding sequences:
- the LOC108331145 gene encoding AP2-like ethylene-responsive transcription factor At1g16060, which gives rise to MGKQQRQKINATTKDKNLNSTNTVTTKVKRTRRSVPRDSPPQRSSIYRGVTRHRWTGRYEAHLWDKNCWNESQNKKGRQVYLGAYDDEEAAAHAYDLAALKYWGQDTILNFPLSTYQNELKEMEGQSREEYIGSLRRKSSGFSRGVSKYRGVARHHHNGRWEARIGRVFGNKYLYLGTYATQEEAATAYDMAAIEYRGLNAVTNFDLSRYIKWLKPNNNDNTANSNVLDANPNSETNFTPNSDQQQGFNFFQSQESTVTQPRSSGATSALGLLLQSSKFKEMMEMTSAADLSTAASESELVPCTFPDDIQTYFECEDSNRYGEGDDNMFGELNGFVPHMFHCDDF
- the LOC108331093 gene encoding uncharacterized protein LOC108331093 — translated: MHVTFIPGEVQDLWDNWGLEMLVLLSFTIQVILTVYGSRRKDIPGLRTRFTVWFTYLLSASLQKIIIGKLTVIPESDPSERNIRRELKALFAPLLLVQIGNPDAITAYSIEDNRLGLRQLLTLVLQVAVVIWIIIKSWTHSQLSFLYLPLLVSGLIKHGEVVWALKSALTKGSGIITIQEIDQEANMPALFRFLPEDIPNIELILKAYYRFISLKPHRENWLYQPLYESLPHMSIDEYAPEDIFHITDAELSFMYDVLYTKSPIIYTKAGCILRVVSFFNLVLTLCGFSVLFRQEFSRHWKACFIVGVLGGAVLMEAYQIVQLPFSDWAIIQMIKHKDLPLMIPCLRILGPRARSWKRWSNSLPQFNLLSFCIHDKPIRCGKILKFRGIDVELKKNRCRTRIEFPQELKALMVQEMKDIDGVRRLKHFNQRGEWSLGRYGSPNDIKWSVKRDFDKSIAIWHIATDICYYSDAHAKDSSPKIQMARLLSNYMMYLLAMRPHMLSTTTANIIFQHACDKLKGLTVDKEQCVKDEKEACRILRTERVPQHLNSERKSETVVTSKWNMLRDAQRLARNLMLRENRWQIICSVWVEMLCYAAANCSTDYHSEQIRRGGGLVTHVWILLAHKTDKYHISD